From Lagopus muta isolate bLagMut1 chromosome 15, bLagMut1 primary, whole genome shotgun sequence, the proteins below share one genomic window:
- the LOC125700997 gene encoding myosin phosphatase Rho-interacting protein isoform X4, which translates to MAAKDNPCRKFQANIFNKSKCQNCFKPRESHLLNDEDLNQAKPIYGGWLLLAPEGTDFDNPVHRSRKWQRRFFILYEHGLLRYALDEMPTTLPQGTINMNQCTDVVDGESRTGQKFSLCILTPEKEHFIRAENKEIISGWLEMLIVYPRTNKQNQKKKRKVEPPTPQEPGPAKMAVTSSNIPSAEKVPTTKSTLWQEEMRGKEPADTSSSISPAQSPVQGAASSLKDPILDSKEDESSMNGDRIDCGRKTRVESGYFSLEKTKQDSKLEEQQLPPPPSPPSPSTPNNRRSQVIEKFEALDIENAEHMETNVPAGAALSSETRQGRSEKRVFPRKRDFTCEGTAMGSILDVSASPLSPHRRAKSLDRRSTESSMTPDLLNFKKGWLTKQYEDGQWKKHWFVLTDQSLRYYRDSVAEEAADLDGEIDLSTCYDVTEYPVQRNYGFQIHTKEGEFTLSAMTSGIRRNWIQTIMKHVRPTTAPDVTRKNFSLKLSVLKPSSLPEEKSKTSSSFEPSPKPSEKQDTEQTELDSEQKRSRARERRREGRSKTFDWAEFRPIQQALAQERANAADSSKSGTAAFSRDSSTADTDPGELERERARRREERRKRFEMVDTVDGAGPEETLRMEVDRILPVPSDIKPQNVHVEIEQRWHQVETTPLREEKQIPIAPLHLAHTEDRDEGLAKQHLTTLLEKELEQKQKEALELLEQNRHLQDQLKVALGREQSAREGYVLQTEVAASPSGAWQRLHKVNQDLQNELEAQCQRQELINQQIQSLKRSYAEAKDVIRHHEAEIQSLQARLSNAAAELSIKEQTLAKLRSDLRSEKEKAKEQLEEWQHGEAALSSQLKASEQKLKNAEALLLEKTQELRDLEMQQALQRDHQKEVQRLQDRIAELSRQLNASEQTRILMEEKLQKNYEALLESCEREKQVLIQSLKEVEDKANEYENQLQNSEQQMEILQKEKLSAKFEGSELVHQLEEQLLLKEASIQKLGEHIKELERERDQIKCRFHELMNQVAESDNEVAKLQAKLKMEETNYHNLEQSFEEVSDQFQGVQKVLKEKEEELRHVKEMHLRIVEKKDQDLSEALVKMVALDSSLEETKVRLKAKEEALRKLTSVGAEPCAEEAEDVGCHLEADESHPSQLGQPLPTHDALPVLTYALKEEEEVLETSQRQAEEFDSPSKAAELQDQELAQKALAKPDVGIMGAKRQRIRFSSIQCQKYIHPDGSEKNWTSSTSSDTSQDRSLSEESMSSEPAPGYPSSAASDSETYLSIIHSLETKLYITEEKLKDVTMKLESQHGHNQETLIALHHQWASTESQLREQLQSSLSQVSALVSQLESERQEKLKLIENHVSELGGFQVKNDQALACLEKCREQLRSLPKSDKEQESDLFLVSLSSMETTLSGAIQALGGAPAPPECQQSEGLMAGSPASRGGVLGEGEPVSEEQPAGTFGAGQLRWLSERVAFEASLISQIAESLKNAGSEISQLLREIQGTAEVVLIEPASASHTAADLAGVLSKKLLLEGEFWSQVEELRVHLSTRQGEAEGQTEPAGLGFSPCFLSAVADATLIKAELGFVAQKMRDSFHQRLKMVEEDLHNTKTALQQHKCMLEEILKAYRTPDFDRVVHQISEALEIQKDASERAQISWDGSCLQMGPCQEGAKVQEVRGLPGHGSGEALVSIQEDLAQQLKDKSNVLKEISVALLSLPPEEAMRDCQKLFKISRSLSYHSCMGDLERYSSLLVQDAIVQAQVCYAACKVRLEYERELKSYKESLQSMDALCQERVKTVSLLRDEYEELLRKQQGEYSEVIAMLERENADLKAKVSQLEGQRRLLEEEEHKHSKTLSELQGRYEEEIRNVIEQLNRTEDALKAERTEGLNQLDAIVRDKQDMERYHLEQMQMLEDKFQAKIKELQAIHGEELQALQEHYSQNLQRLQHALDEYQQQHPDAVPAVGPGGGDGWGAGEPGGTRQGPTGDLDSMHGLRERIQELEAQMNVMRDELENKHLEGSASMLREKYQKDFENLKATCERGFAAMEETHQKKIEDLQRQHQRELEKLREEKDRLLAEETAATISAIEAMKNAHREELERELEKSQRSQISSVNADIEALRRQYLEELQSVQRELEVLSEQYSQKCLENAHLAQALEAERQALRQCQRENQELNAHNQELNNRLAAEITRLRTLLTGEGGGEAAGSPLTQGKDAYELEVLLRVKESEIQYLKQEISSLKDELQTALRDKKYASDKYKDIYTELSIVKAKADCDISRLKEQLKAATEAQGEKSPVNTTVSGYDIMKSKSNPDFLKKDRSSVSRQLRNIRSKSVIEQVSWDN; encoded by the exons GAGCCTGGCCCTGCGAAGATGGCTGTGACCAGCAGCAACATCCCCAGTGCTGAGAAGGTCCCCACCACCAAGTCCACATTGTGGCAGGAGGAAATGAGGGGCAAAGAGCCAGCAGACACGAGCAGCAGCAtcagcccagcacagagcccGGTGCAGGGGGCTGCCAGTTCCCTGAAGGATCCCATATTGGACAGCAAGGAAG ACGAGAGCTCCATGAATGGGGACCGGATAGACTGTGGGCGGAAGACTCGTGTTGAGAGCGGCTACTTCTCCTTGGAGAAGACCAAGCAAGACTCGaagctggaagagcagcagctgcctccacCACcgagcccacccagccccagcaccccaaaCAACAG GCGATCTCAGGTAATTGAGAAATTTGAGGCATTAGACATCGAGAATGCAGAGCACATGGAGACAAACgtgccagcaggagctgccctgtCCAGCGAGACGCGGCAGGGCAGGAGTGAGAAGAGGGTCTTCCCAAGGAAACGG GACTTCACATGCGAAGGGACAGCCATGGGCTCCATCCTGGACGTGTCTGCATCTCCGCTGTCCCCACACCGCCGGGCCAAGTCACTGGACAGAAGGTCCACAGAGTCCTCCATGACG CCTGATTTGCTGAACTTCAAGAAAGGCTGGCTGACAAAGCAGTATGAAGATGGGCAG TGGAAGAAGCACTGGTTTGTGCTGACTGACCAAAGCCTGAGATACTACCGGGATTCAGTGGCAGAGGAG gCTGCAGACCTGGATGGAGAAATTGATTTATCAACGTGCTACGATGTCACTGAGTACCCGGTTCAGCGGAACTATGGCTTCCAGATCCAT ACGAAGGAAGGGGAGTTCACCCTTTCTGCCATGACGTCTGGCATCCGTCGCAACTGGATTCAGACCATCATGAAGCACGTTCGCCCCACCACTGCGCCTGATGTAACGAG gaaaaacttctctttgAAACTATCCGTGCTGAAGCCCAG ctccctaccagaggagaaaagcaaaacaagctcATCCTTTGAGCCCAGCCCAAAGCCCAGCGAGAAGCAGGACACGGAGCAAACAGAGCTGGACTCGGAGCAGAAGCGGAGCCGTGCACGGGAGCGCCGGCGAGAAGGACGATCCAAGACCTTTGACTGGGCTGAGTTCCGCCCCATCCAGCAAGCCCTGGCTCAGGAGCGTGCCAACGCCGCCGACTCCTCCAAGAGTGGCACCGCTGCCTTctccagggacagcagcacCGCCGACACCGACCCAGGAGAGCTGGAGCGGGAGCGGGCCCGGCGGCGCGAGGAGCGGCGCAAACGCTTTGAGATGGTCGACACGGTGGATGGAGCAGGGCCAGAGGAGACACTGAGGATGGAGGTGGATCGGATCCTGCCTGTCCCCTCGGACATCAAACCGCAGAACGTCCACGTGGAGATTGAGCAGCGGTGGCACCAGGTGGAGACCACCCCGCTGCGGGAGGAGAAGCAGATCCCCATCGCTCCCCTGCACCTCGCTCACACTGAGGACCGGGATGAGGGGCTGGCAAAGCAGCACCTGACCACGCTGCTGGAGAAGGAG ctggagcagaaacagaaagaggCCCTGGAGCTCCTGGAACAGAACCGACACCTGCAGGACCAGCTGAAAGTGGCACTGGGTCGGGAGCAGAGTGCCCGTGAGGGCTACGTGTTGCAG ACCGAGGTGGCCGCCTCGCCGTCAGGTGCCTGGCAGAGGCTCCACAAAGTCAACCAAGACCTCCAAAACGAGCTGGAAGCGCAATGCCAGCGTCAAGAGCTGATCAATCAGCAGATCCAGTCGCTGAAGCGCAGCTATGCCGAGGCTAAGGACGTCATCCGGCACCACGAAGCTGAGATTCAGAGCCTGCAGGCGAGGCTCAGCAACGCGGCAGCCGAGCTCTCCATCAAGGAGCAGACCCTGGCCAAGCTCAGGAGCGACCTGAGGAGCGAGAAGGAGAAGGccaaggagcagctggaggagtgGCAGCATGGCGAGGCCGcgctcagctcccagctgaaGGCCAGTGAGCAGAAGCTAAAGAATGCTGAGGCTCTGCTCCTGGAGAAGACCCAGGAGCTGCGGGACCTGGAAAtgcagcaggctctgcagagGGACCACCAGAAGGAGGTGCAGCGGCTGCAGGACAGGATTGCCGAGCTGAGCAGGCAGCTGAATGCCAGCGAGCAGACGCGCATCCTCATGgaggagaagctgcagaagaattACGAGGCTTTGCTGGAGAGCTGTGAGAGGGAAAAGCAGGTTTTAATACAGAGTCTGAAGGAGGTGGAAGATAAGGCCAACGAGTACGAGAATCAGCTGCAAAATAGCGAGCAGCAAATGGAaattctgcagaaggaaaagctgagtgCAAAGTTTGAGGGCAGCGAGCTTGTCCaccagctggaggagcagctgctgctgaaggaggcCAGCATCCAGAAACTGGGCGAGCACATCAAGGAGCTCGAGAGGGAAAGAGATCAGATAAAATGTCGGTTCCATGAGCTCATGAATCAAGTTGCTGAGTCAGATAATGAGGTTGCAAAGCTGCAAGCCAAGTTGAAAATGGAAGAGACCAACTACCACAATCTGGAGCAATCGTTTGAGGAGGTGTCAGATCAGTTCCAGGGTGTGCAGAaagtgctgaaagaaaaagaggaggagctGAGGCATGTTAAGGAAATGCACTTGAGAATTGTGGAGAAGAAAGATCAAGATCTCAGCGAGGCTTTGGTTAAAATGGTTGCTTTGGATAGCAGTTTAGAGGAGACTAAAGTAAGGCTAAAGGCCAAGGAGGAGGCTTTAAGGAAATTAACCAGCGTAGGTGCGGAGCCATGTGCTGAGGAGGCAGAAGATGTTGGCTGCCATCTGGAGGCTGACGAAAGTCACCCGTCTCAGCTGGGGCAGCCTCTGCCAACTCACGATGCCCTCCCGGTTCTGACCTATGCattgaaggaggaggaggaggtccTTGAGACCAGCCAAAGGCAAGCAGAGGAGTTTGACTCCCCTTCGAAAGCTGCGGAGCTCCAGGACCAAGAGTTGGCTCAGAAGGCCTTAGCAAAGCCCGATGTAGGAATCATGGGGGCCAAGAGGCAGAGAATCCGTTTCTCGAGCATCCAGTGCCAAAAATATATCCACCCGGATGGATCGGAGAAGAACTGGACCAGCAGTACCTCTTCTGACACCAGCCAGGACAGGTCCTTGTCTGAGGAAAGCATGTCTTCGGAGCCAGCTCCTGGCTACCCATCATCAGCGGCAAGCGACTCCGAGACCTACCTCTCCATCATCCACTCTCTGGAAACCAAGCTGTAtattacagaggaaaaactgaaagatgTAACCATGAAGCTCGAGAGCCAACACGGCCACAACCAGGAGACTCTGATCGCCCTGCACCACCAGTGGGCCAGCACAGAGTCTCAGCTGCGggagcagctccagagcagcTTATCCCAAGTCAGCGCTCTTGTCTCGCAGCTGGAGAGCGAGAGGCAGGAGAAGCTCAAACTCATAGAAAATCATGTTAGCGAGCTGGGAGGTTTCCAGGTGAAAAACGATCAAGCGCTGGCTTGCTTAGAGaagtgcagggagcagctcagaTCTCTCCCCAAGTCAGATAAGGAGCAAGAGAGCGATTTGTTCCTCGTTAGTCTATCCAGCATGGAAACAACCTTATCGGGTGCAATCCAGGCCTTGGGAGGGGCACCGGCCCCACCGGAGTGTCAGCAGAGTGAGGGCCTCATGGCAGGGTCCCCTGCGTCCAGGGGGGGGGTGCTGGGTGAAGGGGAGCCCGTCTctgaggagcagccagcagggacTTTTGGTGCGGGCCAGTTGAGGTGGCTGTCTGAGAGAGTGGCCTTTGAGGCCTCTCTTATCAGCCAGATAGCAGAGTCTCTGAAAAATGCAGGCTCTGAGATATCACAGCTTCTCAGGGAGATCCAGGGGACGGCGGAGGTGGTTCTGATAGAGCCGGCAAGTGCTTCTCACACAGCAGCTGACTTGGCCGGTGTCCTATCtaagaagctgctgctggaaggggagTTCTGGAGCCAGGTGGAGGAGCTGAGAGTGCACCTGAGCACCaggcagggagaagcagagggCCAAACAGAACCAGCAGGTTTGGGCTTTTCTCCGTGTTTTCTTAGTGCTGTAGCAGATGCTACGTTGATCAAAGCAGAACTTGGGTTTGTGGCGCAGAAGATGAGGGACTCTTTTCACCAGAGGTTAAAAATGGTCGAAGAAGACCTCCATAACACCAAaacagctctccagcagcacaagtGCATGTTGGAGGAAATTCTCAAAGCTTACAGGACTCCTGATTTTGACAGAGTTGTGCATCAGATTTCTGAAGCGcttgaaattcagaaagatGCTTCAGAAAGAGCCCAGATCTCCTGGGACGGGAGCTGCCTCCAAATGGGACCGTGCCAGGAGGGGGCCAAGGTGCAGGAGGTTCGTGGCCTACCAGGTCATGGCAGTGGTGAAGCTCTTGTTTCCATTCAGGAAGATCTTGCCCAACAACTAAAAGACAAATCCAATGTTCTTAAGGAAATCTCTGTTGCCTTACTTTCTCTGCCTCCTGAGGAGGCCATGAGAGATTGCCAGAAGCTCTTCAAGATATCTCGGAGCCTTTCATATCACTCGTGCATGGGAGACCTGGAGCGCTACTCCTCTTTGTTAGTTCAGGATGCAATAGTTCAGGCTCAGGTTTGTTACGCTGCTTGCAAGGTCCGCCTGGAGTACGAGAGAGAGCTGAAGTCGTACAAAGAGTCCTTGCAGAGCATGGATGCACTGTGCCAGGAGCGTGTGAAGACCGTCTCCCTGCTCCGGGATGAGTACGAAGAgctgctgaggaagcagcagggtgagtacagtgaggtgatCGCCATGCTGGAGCGGGAGAACGCTGATCTCAAAGCCAAGGTCTCCCAGCTCGAAGGTCAGCGGAGGCTTTTAGAAGAGGAGgagcacaaacacagcaaaacttTGAGTGAGTTGCAGGGCCGCTACGAGGAGGAGATTCGGAACGTGATTGAGCAGCTGAACAGGACAGAGGATGCTCTGAAGGCTGAGAGGACGGAGGGCCTCAACCAGCTGGACGCCATCGTCCGTGACAAGCAGGACATGGAGCGCTACCACCTGGAGCAGATGCAGATGCTGGAGGACAAGTTCCAGGCCAAGATCAAGGAGCTGCAGGCCATTCATGGCGAGGAGCTGCAAGCTCTGCAGGAGCACTACAGCCAGAACCTGCAGCGCCTGCAGCACGCCCTTGACGaataccagcagcagcacccggATGCGGTCCCTGCGGTGGGGCCGGGCGGTGGGGATGGCTGGGGGGCCGGGGAGCCGGGTGGCACCAGGCAGGGACCCACCGGGGACCTGGACTCCATGCACGGCCTGCGGGAACGCATCCAGGAGCTGGAGGCCCAGATGAACGTGATGAGGGATGAGCTGGAGAACAAGCACCTGGAGGGCAGCGCTTCCATGCTGAGGGAAAAGTACCAGAAAGACTTTGAGAACCTAAAG GCAACATGTGAGAGGGGCTTTGCAGCCATGGAGGAGACACACCAGAAGAAGATCGAGGACCTGCAGCGGCAGCACCAGCGGGAGCTGGAGAAGCTGCGGGAGGAGAAGGACCGCCTGCTGGCAGAGGAAACAGCTGCCACCATTTCAG CCATTGAAGCCATGAAGAACGCGCACCGGGAGGAGCTGGAGCGAGAGCTGGAGAAGTCGCAGCGCTCACAGATCAGCAGCGTTAACGCCGACATCGAGGCCCTCCGGAGGCAGTATCT ggaggagctgcagtCGGTGCAGCGGGAGCTGGAGGTGCTGTCAGAGCAGTATTCACAGAAGTGCTTGGAGAACGCCCACCTGGCGCAGGCGCTGGAGGCTGAGAGGCAGGCCCTCCGCCAGTGCCAGCGGGAGAACCAGGAGCTCAATGCCCACAACCAG GAGCTGAATAACCGCCTGGCTGCGGAGATCACGCGGTTGCGGACCTTGCTGACCGGGGAGGGTGGAGGAGAGGCTGCTGGGTCGCCTCTCACCCAGGGCAAAGATGCCTACGAGCTGGAG GTCCTGCTGAGGGTCAAAGAGTCAGAAATCCAGTACCTGAAGCAGGAGATCAGCTCTCTCAAAGACGAGCTGCAGACGGCACTGAGG GATAAGAAATACGCCAGCGACAAGTACAAAGACATCTACACAGAGCTGAGCATTGTGAAGGCCAAGGCAGACTGTGATATCAGCAGGTTGAaagagcagctgaaagcagccaCAGAAGCTCAGGGAGAGAAATCCCCTGTGAACACCACTGTATCGGGATATG ATATTATGAAATCAAAAAGCAACCCTGATTTCTTGAAGAAAGACAGATCCAGTGTTAGCCGGCAACTAAGGAATATCAGGTCAAAG TCCGTTATTGAGCAGGTCTCATGGGATAACTGA